From Nguyenibacter vanlangensis, one genomic window encodes:
- the fumC gene encoding class II fumarate hydratase, with the protein MSGTPVEPGTRIETDSLGPVAVPADRLWGAQTQRSLEYFSIGRDLMPAEMVDAYAIIKKASALANRDGRNLSEEAAGLICQACDEILAGRHRDMFPLHVWMTGSGTQFNMNVNEVIANRCCQMAGTALGSKSPVHPNDHVNMSQSSNDTFPSAMHVAAALGVVRRLEPEVTALRDAIDAKARAWADIVKIGRTHMQDATPLTLGQEWSGYVRMLDEALERLGAALPALYRLALGGTAVGTGINAAPGFAEAAAARIAALTGLPFVTAPNKFAVQGAHDALVQLSGTLRGLAGSLFKIANDIRLLSCGPRAGFAELRIPENEPGSSIMPGKVNPTQAEALTMIAVQVMANDVAVGFGGAGGYLEMNVYKPLIIHNIMQSIGLLHDGCRNFRTFLVAGTEPDRRRIAEHVARSLMLVTALVPVIGYDKASRVAHHAMAHDLSLRDAALQLGFVSAEMFDRIVDPARMVAGGRAESGST; encoded by the coding sequence ATGTCGGGGACGCCGGTGGAACCTGGAACGCGGATAGAAACGGACAGCCTGGGGCCGGTTGCGGTGCCCGCCGACCGGCTGTGGGGCGCGCAGACGCAGCGTTCGCTGGAATATTTCAGCATCGGGCGGGATTTGATGCCGGCCGAGATGGTCGATGCCTATGCGATCATCAAGAAGGCGTCGGCCCTTGCCAATCGCGACGGCCGGAATTTGTCCGAAGAGGCGGCGGGGCTGATCTGCCAGGCTTGCGACGAGATCCTGGCCGGACGGCACCGGGACATGTTTCCGCTGCATGTCTGGATGACCGGCAGCGGCACGCAATTCAACATGAATGTCAACGAGGTGATCGCGAACCGGTGCTGCCAGATGGCCGGCACCGCGCTGGGCAGCAAGAGCCCGGTTCATCCCAACGACCATGTCAACATGTCGCAATCCTCGAACGATACGTTTCCCAGCGCGATGCATGTCGCGGCGGCGCTGGGGGTGGTGCGGCGGCTGGAGCCCGAAGTGACGGCGCTGCGCGACGCGATCGACGCCAAGGCCCGGGCCTGGGCGGATATCGTCAAGATCGGGCGGACCCATATGCAGGATGCGACGCCGCTGACGCTGGGCCAGGAATGGTCGGGCTATGTCAGGATGCTGGATGAGGCGCTGGAGCGGCTGGGGGCGGCGCTGCCGGCCTTGTACCGGCTGGCGCTGGGCGGCACCGCGGTGGGGACCGGCATCAATGCCGCGCCGGGTTTCGCCGAGGCGGCCGCCGCGCGGATCGCGGCGCTGACGGGCCTGCCCTTCGTCACCGCGCCCAACAAATTCGCCGTCCAGGGCGCGCATGACGCGCTGGTTCAGCTTTCGGGCACGCTGCGGGGCCTGGCCGGGTCGCTGTTCAAGATCGCCAACGACATCCGCCTGCTGTCCTGTGGCCCGCGTGCCGGGTTTGCGGAATTGCGGATTCCCGAAAATGAGCCCGGTTCGTCGATCATGCCGGGCAAGGTGAATCCGACCCAGGCCGAGGCCCTGACGATGATCGCGGTGCAGGTGATGGCCAATGACGTGGCGGTGGGGTTCGGCGGTGCCGGCGGCTATCTGGAGATGAATGTCTACAAGCCGCTGATTATTCATAATATCATGCAGTCGATCGGCCTGCTGCATGACGGGTGCCGGAATTTCCGGACGTTCCTGGTCGCCGGCACCGAACCGGACCGGCGGCGGATCGCCGAACATGTCGCGCGATCGCTGATGCTGGTCACCGCGCTGGTGCCGGTGATCGGCTATGACAAGGCGTCCCGCGTCGCGCACCATGCGATGGCGCATGATTTGAGCCTGCGGGACGCGGCGTTGCAGTTGGGATTCGTCAGCGCGGAGATGTTCGACCGGATCGTCGATCCCGCCAGGATGGTTGCCGGCGGAAGGGCCGAGAGCGGAAGCACTTAA
- a CDS encoding preprotein translocase subunit YajC, with protein MSAPTKARGASRILPVMQLAGMLLAGAGAALSATAAHDARAQASAITGNQVTTGTVETVDPATGTVLLRDQADGLVTVHIPRGARHLPRVQPGDKIRIRFFQTIAADIAAPGSPMPESTVSSAQGLANRHPHGTMISFRRERVRILAIDAPHHIVTVIDPAQMTRTVTVREKPMQDLLATLKVGDQVDITTMDAVSFTVTNRVVTPSATVTEHAGRPAGGTPPGP; from the coding sequence ATGTCGGCTCCCACGAAAGCACGCGGCGCTTCCCGCATCCTCCCTGTCATGCAGCTTGCGGGCATGCTTCTCGCGGGGGCCGGGGCGGCCCTGTCCGCGACGGCCGCGCACGACGCGCGCGCCCAGGCCTCGGCCATCACCGGCAACCAGGTCACCACCGGCACGGTCGAGACGGTCGATCCGGCCACCGGCACGGTGCTGCTGCGCGACCAGGCGGACGGCCTGGTCACGGTGCACATCCCGCGAGGCGCCCGCCACCTGCCCCGCGTACAGCCGGGGGACAAGATCCGCATCCGCTTCTTCCAGACGATCGCCGCCGACATCGCGGCCCCCGGCAGCCCGATGCCGGAATCAACGGTCAGTTCGGCCCAGGGCCTGGCCAACCGCCACCCCCACGGCACCATGATCTCCTTTCGCCGCGAACGGGTGCGAATCCTGGCGATCGACGCGCCGCACCATATCGTCACCGTCATCGACCCGGCACAGATGACCCGCACCGTGACCGTACGGGAAAAGCCGATGCAGGACCTGCTGGCCACGCTCAAGGTCGGGGACCAGGTCGATATCACGACCATGGACGCGGTTTCATTCACCGTCACCAACCGGGTCGTCACCCCCTCGGCAACCGTGACCGAACACGCGGGCCGGCCGGCCGGCGGCACGCCGCCCGGCCCCTGA
- a CDS encoding TetR/AcrR family transcriptional regulator: protein MAITIAESSEAWYIRGMARKTDARARAIAAAERLFRIQGYTATGLTQILEESGAPKGSFYFHFPRGKTQLAEEAIDHYIACRIAVLRDISAKTTGDALNFVNRIFSTFAAEMVASDFQYGCLMQNLANELPALDAELTKRVARGFVDSTEIIAEHFRGCGFAPARASSSAAALVAALEGARTIARLERTPAIFEALADVSVQRWAAPEA from the coding sequence ATGGCGATCACCATAGCGGAGTCAAGCGAAGCGTGGTATATTCGCGGCATGGCACGTAAGACTGACGCACGCGCTCGCGCGATCGCCGCGGCGGAACGGCTGTTTCGCATCCAAGGCTACACTGCGACTGGATTGACCCAGATCCTTGAAGAAAGCGGTGCGCCTAAAGGATCGTTCTACTTTCACTTTCCTCGCGGAAAGACTCAGCTCGCAGAAGAAGCAATCGACCATTACATTGCATGTCGAATTGCCGTATTGCGGGACATCTCGGCGAAGACGACAGGCGATGCTCTGAATTTTGTTAATCGGATTTTCAGTACATTCGCGGCCGAAATGGTTGCCTCCGATTTCCAGTATGGATGTCTCATGCAAAATCTGGCGAACGAGCTGCCGGCGCTCGATGCCGAGTTGACCAAACGGGTAGCGCGCGGATTTGTCGATTCGACCGAGATAATTGCGGAGCATTTCAGGGGATGCGGCTTCGCTCCCGCGCGCGCATCCTCTAGCGCAGCCGCATTGGTTGCGGCCCTCGAAGGCGCGCGAACGATCGCCCGCCTGGAACGCACGCCGGCTATATTCGAGGCGCTGGCGGATGTTAGTGTCCAGAGGTGGGCTGCCCCCGAGGCGTGA
- a CDS encoding LysR family transcriptional regulator: protein MNNRRIDLNLATIFLALWYERSVSGAAVRLALTQPAVSNALKRLRTACGDELFVRTRGGMRPTVRATMMAPQLERDVEQIRLALGGSRDFLPETATRQFVVGMTAGLDLAAGPVLSAMLWRAAPLTMTRFRAPETRQAADLLERRDIELAATIRGLPDHRCAEMTVGRYHFVCLYDPAGCGLGPVIGREEFLDVPHILTEAATRGTIVETMLRQEGLRRRVRVVVSNFGALPAFLLGQYALAVVPHYVGYALARQSGLHVSPLPVPITGGEVHILMRLDGLADAGLIWLRLQLAEALRMALADGR, encoded by the coding sequence ATGAATAATAGGCGCATCGATCTCAATCTGGCGACGATCTTCCTGGCCTTGTGGTATGAGCGCAGCGTCAGCGGCGCGGCCGTGCGGCTGGCCCTGACGCAGCCGGCGGTCAGCAATGCGCTGAAGCGGCTGCGCACCGCCTGCGGGGATGAATTGTTCGTCCGCACGCGCGGCGGGATGCGGCCGACGGTGCGGGCCACGATGATGGCGCCTCAACTGGAGCGCGATGTCGAACAGATCCGTCTGGCGCTGGGCGGCAGCCGGGATTTCCTGCCGGAGACGGCGACGCGGCAATTCGTCGTCGGCATGACCGCGGGCCTGGACCTGGCGGCCGGACCGGTGCTGAGCGCGATGCTCTGGCGGGCCGCGCCGCTGACGATGACGCGATTCCGGGCGCCGGAGACGCGGCAGGCCGCCGACCTGCTGGAGCGGCGGGACATCGAGCTGGCGGCGACCATTCGCGGCCTGCCGGACCATCGCTGCGCCGAAATGACGGTGGGGCGTTATCATTTCGTCTGCCTGTACGATCCTGCCGGATGCGGCCTGGGGCCGGTCATCGGGCGGGAGGAATTTCTGGACGTGCCGCATATCCTGACGGAGGCCGCCACGCGCGGCACGATCGTCGAGACGATGTTGCGCCAGGAGGGGCTGCGCCGGCGGGTCCGGGTCGTCGTCAGCAATTTCGGCGCGTTGCCGGCGTTTCTGCTGGGTCAGTACGCGCTGGCGGTGGTGCCGCATTATGTCGGCTATGCCCTGGCCCGGCAGTCCGGGCTGCATGTCAGCCCGCTGCCGGTGCCGATCACCGGCGGCGAGGTGCATATCCTGATGCGGCTCGACGGGCTGGCGGATGCCGGGCTGATCTGGCTGCGCCTGCAACTGGCCGAGGCGTTGCGCATGGCCCTGGCGGATGGCCGATAG
- a CDS encoding hydrogen peroxide-inducible genes activator, giving the protein MQTTSLSGLSLRDCEYALTVAETGHFGRAAERCGVSQPALSEQIRKLEALLGCALFERGRGGARPTPQGTPLLAQIGRVVRESRAVLELARTHTTPLDGRLALGVIPTLGPYYIPGLLQLLRARLPGLSLRLTEERTEPLLAALADYTLDAALIALPADQPGLVAEPLFFEPFHALLPADHPLAAQRALSVTDLARPDLLLLEDGHCLRAQTVSLCHVPAESQRAANPRVAPSLEMLRHMVAAGEGIALMPALAIQDRIQDRIQDRTGDGALTCSRPLTDPRAGRRIGLAWRATDPRGADFTRLAELLRA; this is encoded by the coding sequence ATGCAGACCACCTCCCTGTCCGGCCTCTCCCTGCGCGATTGCGAATATGCGCTGACCGTCGCCGAAACCGGCCATTTCGGCCGGGCCGCCGAACGCTGCGGCGTCAGCCAGCCGGCGCTGAGCGAACAGATCCGCAAGCTGGAGGCCCTGCTGGGCTGCGCATTGTTCGAGCGCGGGCGCGGCGGCGCCCGCCCGACGCCGCAGGGTACCCCCCTGCTGGCCCAGATCGGGCGCGTCGTCCGCGAAAGCCGCGCCGTACTGGAACTGGCACGCACCCACACGACCCCGCTGGACGGCAGGCTGGCGCTGGGGGTCATCCCCACCCTCGGCCCCTATTACATCCCGGGCCTGCTGCAATTGCTGCGCGCCCGCCTGCCCGGCCTGTCGCTGCGCCTGACCGAGGAACGCACCGAGCCCCTCCTGGCCGCGCTGGCCGACTACACGCTGGACGCCGCCCTGATCGCCCTGCCCGCCGACCAGCCCGGCCTGGTGGCCGAACCCCTGTTCTTCGAACCGTTCCACGCCCTGCTGCCCGCCGACCACCCGCTGGCGGCCCAACGGGCACTCTCCGTCACCGACCTGGCCCGGCCGGACCTGCTGCTGCTGGAAGACGGGCATTGCCTGCGCGCGCAAACCGTCTCGCTCTGCCACGTGCCGGCCGAATCGCAGCGGGCGGCGAACCCGCGCGTCGCCCCCAGCCTGGAAATGCTGCGTCATATGGTCGCGGCCGGCGAGGGCATCGCCCTGATGCCCGCCCTGGCGATCCAGGACCGGATCCAGGACCGGATCCAGGACCGCACGGGCGACGGCGCCCTGACCTGCAGCCGCCCACTGACCGACCCCCGGGCCGGACGCCGGATCGGCCTGGCCTGGCGCGCGACCGACCCGAGGGGGGCGGATTTCACCCGCCTGGCGGAGCTATTGCGCGCGTGA
- a CDS encoding LysR family transcriptional regulator yields the protein MFLGIHACKVWIMDLRHLRYFIAVAEEGSLTVAAEKRLHTAQPSLSRQMRDLEAELGCALLIRGAKGIELTAAGRVFLDHARAVLVQVEATVEATRRAAVPAKRSFVLGFLTGYEFDWLPAVMRIMRDELPNTEVVLLSLSSPDLAEGLMRGKIDLAFLRHERNAPGIVFTRLIDEPLIVLMPVDHPLTARSAVTSEDIIGEELVGVPHDKSPALRAVTDAYGAKLGIDLTPDHDVDNLAMAMSLVTSTRGIALMPLYARNLLPPTVVSRPLAGVPPTIDLSLGYNEANTSPLLKTIVSKIGDLKFANP from the coding sequence TTGTTTCTTGGGATCCATGCTTGTAAGGTATGGATTATGGATCTTCGTCATCTCCGGTATTTCATCGCCGTCGCCGAGGAAGGCAGCCTGACCGTCGCGGCAGAGAAGCGGCTGCATACCGCGCAGCCATCCCTCAGCCGGCAGATGCGCGATCTCGAGGCCGAGCTTGGGTGCGCGCTTCTGATCCGCGGTGCAAAGGGCATTGAACTGACCGCCGCGGGTCGCGTGTTTCTCGACCACGCGCGCGCCGTACTCGTCCAGGTCGAAGCGACGGTCGAGGCCACGCGCCGCGCCGCAGTGCCCGCCAAGCGGTCTTTCGTCCTCGGCTTCCTGACCGGCTATGAATTCGACTGGCTACCGGCGGTCATGCGCATCATGCGTGACGAACTGCCGAATACCGAGGTCGTACTTCTCAGCCTCTCATCGCCTGACCTGGCCGAGGGATTGATGCGCGGCAAGATCGACCTCGCCTTTCTCCGGCACGAACGCAACGCGCCGGGAATCGTCTTCACGCGATTGATCGATGAGCCGCTGATCGTGCTGATGCCGGTGGATCATCCGCTCACGGCACGCAGTGCCGTCACCAGCGAGGACATCATCGGGGAAGAACTCGTCGGCGTTCCTCACGACAAGTCCCCGGCGCTCAGGGCGGTGACCGACGCCTACGGCGCGAAACTGGGCATCGATCTCACGCCCGACCACGATGTCGACAACCTCGCGATGGCGATGTCGCTGGTCACCTCGACCCGCGGCATCGCCCTGATGCCGCTCTATGCGCGCAACCTGCTGCCCCCGACTGTCGTCAGCAGACCACTCGCCGGCGTTCCGCCGACGATCGACCTGTCGCTGGGCTACAACGAAGCCAATACATCCCCCCTTCTCAAGACCATCGTATCCAAGATCGGTGATCTCAAATTCGCCAATCCTTGA
- a CDS encoding catalase has protein sequence MSDISHRPVLTTTAGSPVPDNQNSRSAGPRGPLLLENYQLLEKLAHQNRERIPERVVHAKGSGAYGTFTVTRDISRYSRARLFSGIGKQTEVLARFSTVAGERGAADAERDVRGFALKFYTEEGNWDLVGNNTPVFFIRDPMKFPDFIRTQKRHPRTNLRSATAMWDFWSLSPESLHQVAILFSDRGLPQGHRFMNGYGSHTFSFWNDAGERFWVKFHFKTQQGHRFWTNAEGNAVIAQDRESAQRDLYEAIERGEFPRWTVHVQIMPELEAETTSYNPFDLTKVWPHKDYPLMEVGVLELNRNPAHYFAEIEQASFSPSNIVPGIGFSPDKVLQGRLFAYADAHRYRVGTHYEALPVNRPHAASVHTYHADGAMRFDAPRGTDAYYEPNSFGGPVEDRSAAEPPLRISGDAAWYDHRAGNDDYSQPAALFRMFDAGQRARFFANIAAAMQGVPREIVERQLAHFAKADPAWAEGVRAALEAASAGAPSYLKEGVE, from the coding sequence ATGTCCGACATATCCCACAGGCCGGTACTGACCACCACGGCGGGTTCGCCGGTGCCCGACAACCAGAACAGCCGGAGTGCCGGCCCGCGCGGGCCGCTGCTGCTGGAAAACTATCAGTTGCTGGAGAAGCTGGCGCACCAGAACCGCGAGCGGATTCCCGAGCGCGTGGTCCATGCCAAGGGTTCGGGCGCCTATGGCACCTTCACGGTGACGCGGGACATCAGCCGCTATTCCCGTGCCCGCCTGTTTTCGGGAATCGGCAAGCAGACCGAGGTGCTGGCCCGTTTCTCGACCGTGGCGGGCGAGCGTGGCGCGGCCGATGCCGAGCGCGACGTGCGCGGTTTCGCCCTGAAATTCTATACCGAGGAGGGCAACTGGGACCTGGTCGGCAATAATACGCCGGTCTTCTTCATCCGCGATCCGATGAAATTTCCCGATTTCATCCGCACGCAGAAGCGCCATCCGCGGACCAATCTGCGTTCGGCCACCGCGATGTGGGATTTCTGGTCGCTGAGCCCGGAAAGCCTGCACCAGGTTGCGATCCTGTTTTCCGACCGGGGCCTGCCGCAGGGCCATCGCTTCATGAACGGCTATGGCAGCCACACATTTTCCTTCTGGAACGATGCGGGCGAGCGGTTCTGGGTCAAGTTCCATTTCAAGACGCAGCAGGGCCATCGGTTCTGGACCAATGCGGAAGGCAATGCGGTGATCGCCCAGGATCGGGAGAGCGCGCAGCGGGACCTGTACGAGGCGATCGAGCGCGGCGAATTCCCGCGCTGGACCGTCCATGTGCAGATCATGCCGGAACTGGAGGCCGAGACGACGTCCTATAACCCGTTCGACCTGACCAAAGTCTGGCCGCACAAGGATTATCCGCTGATGGAAGTCGGGGTGCTGGAGCTGAACCGCAATCCGGCGCATTATTTCGCCGAGATCGAGCAGGCGTCGTTCTCGCCGTCGAACATCGTTCCGGGGATCGGGTTTTCGCCCGACAAGGTGCTGCAGGGCCGGCTGTTCGCCTATGCCGACGCCCATCGCTATCGCGTCGGCACGCATTACGAGGCGCTGCCGGTCAACCGGCCGCACGCGGCTTCGGTCCATACCTATCATGCCGATGGGGCGATGCGCTTCGACGCGCCGCGCGGCACTGATGCGTATTACGAGCCGAATTCCTTCGGCGGTCCGGTGGAGGACCGTTCGGCCGCCGAACCGCCATTGCGCATCAGCGGGGACGCGGCCTGGTACGACCATCGGGCGGGCAATGACGATTACAGCCAGCCGGCCGCTTTGTTCCGGATGTTCGATGCCGGCCAGCGGGCGCGCTTCTTCGCCAATATCGCCGCCGCGATGCAGGGCGTGCCGCGGGAGATCGTCGAACGGCAACTGGCCCATTTCGCCAAGGCCGATCCGGCCTGGGCCGAGGGCGTGCGGGCGGCGCTGGAGGCCGCTTCGGCCGGGGCGCCGTCATATTTGAAAGAGGGCGTGGAATGA
- a CDS encoding SDR family oxidoreductase: MSSPSTKGVAVITGASTGIGAIYADRLAKRGYDLILVARNEQRLQTAAARLQAETGVTVTPLVADLNNHADLAKVEALLRDDPKITMLVNNAGVGSVASILQADVDEMEAMIDLNITALTRLTYAAAPAFVARGAGTIINISSVVGVAVEALNGVYSASKSYVLSFGHSLQKDLADKGVRIQTVLPGATATAFWDVAGYAPQKTAEITMQASDLVDAALAGLDAGELVTIPGLHEGEAWTRWEKDRRDLAPKFLNPKPAPRYHVA; this comes from the coding sequence ATGAGCAGTCCATCCACCAAAGGCGTCGCCGTGATCACCGGCGCGTCGACCGGCATCGGCGCGATCTACGCCGATCGCCTCGCCAAGCGCGGCTATGACCTGATTCTGGTCGCCCGTAATGAGCAGCGGCTTCAGACGGCCGCCGCGCGCCTGCAGGCCGAGACCGGAGTGACGGTCACCCCGCTGGTCGCCGACCTGAACAATCACGCCGATCTGGCGAAGGTCGAGGCGTTGCTCCGCGACGATCCCAAGATCACCATGCTGGTCAACAATGCCGGCGTCGGCTCGGTTGCCTCGATCCTGCAGGCCGATGTCGACGAGATGGAGGCGATGATCGACCTGAACATCACCGCCCTGACTCGTCTGACCTACGCCGCCGCCCCGGCCTTCGTGGCCCGCGGCGCCGGCACCATCATCAACATCTCGTCGGTGGTGGGCGTCGCGGTGGAGGCCCTGAACGGGGTCTACAGCGCCTCGAAATCCTACGTGCTCAGCTTCGGTCATTCGCTGCAGAAGGACCTGGCCGACAAGGGCGTCCGCATCCAGACGGTGCTGCCCGGCGCGACCGCCACGGCGTTCTGGGACGTCGCCGGCTACGCGCCCCAGAAGACCGCCGAAATCACCATGCAAGCCTCCGACCTGGTCGACGCCGCCCTGGCCGGCCTGGACGCGGGCGAGCTGGTGACCATCCCGGGCCTTCACGAAGGTGAGGCCTGGACCCGTTGGGAAAAGGATCGTCGTGACCTGGCCCCGAAGTTCCTCAACCCGAAGCCCGCCCCGCGCTACCACGTCGCCTGA
- a CDS encoding SDR family oxidoreductase, producing MTTPVVLITGALTGIARATAFAFAGKGAKIVASGRHDDAGAALVAELRAVGAEAEFVRADVRHEDDVRALVDETVRRFGRLDIAVNSAGTEGTPGPAVDQTPESYAATFDTNVLGTILSMKHELRVMQAQGSGSIVNISSTFGHEGGAGASIYAASKHAVEGLTKSVALEVGSLGIRVNAVAPGPIQTGMLDRFTGGEEVKAYLATLNAQKRIGQPDEIARAILYIASDDASFVTGHILTVDGGKSAG from the coding sequence ATGACTACGCCCGTCGTTCTGATCACCGGCGCACTCACCGGCATCGCCCGCGCCACCGCTTTCGCCTTCGCCGGGAAAGGGGCGAAGATCGTCGCCTCCGGCCGCCACGACGACGCGGGGGCTGCTCTCGTCGCGGAACTGCGCGCCGTCGGCGCGGAAGCGGAATTCGTCCGCGCCGACGTGCGCCACGAGGACGACGTTCGTGCCCTCGTCGATGAGACCGTCAGGCGCTTCGGCCGGCTGGACATCGCCGTCAATTCCGCCGGCACCGAAGGCACGCCCGGCCCGGCTGTCGACCAGACCCCCGAGAGCTATGCCGCGACTTTCGACACCAACGTCCTCGGCACGATCCTCAGCATGAAGCATGAACTGCGCGTCATGCAGGCTCAGGGCAGCGGCAGCATCGTCAACATCTCCTCGACCTTCGGGCACGAGGGTGGCGCCGGCGCGTCGATCTATGCCGCGAGCAAGCATGCGGTCGAGGGCCTGACCAAGTCGGTCGCGCTGGAGGTCGGCAGCCTTGGCATCCGGGTCAACGCCGTGGCGCCGGGACCGATCCAGACCGGCATGCTCGACCGCTTCACCGGCGGCGAGGAGGTCAAGGCCTATCTGGCGACCCTCAACGCCCAAAAGCGGATCGGCCAGCCCGACGAGATCGCGCGCGCGATCCTCTACATCGCTTCGGACGACGCCAGCTTCGTCACCGGTCACATCCTGACCGTCGACGGCGGCAAGTCGGCCGGCTGA
- a CDS encoding GlxA family transcriptional regulator produces MRDIAFLVYPGYSLMALAMVAGFEVANSMVDPEPYAFHYVSEEGGPIKTSTGLKLETEQFTEKPFDTLVVGGAAVIAPSTPGVIEFMRDAPKRHRRVAAVCTGAFVLAEAGLLDGRRATTHWIHARALQRTYPKAKMEEDRIFINDGPIWTSAGMTAGVDLGLALIENDLGPEIAKAVARKLVIYHRRGGGQSQFSTLLELSPKSDRIQAALAYARDNLHKPLTVPDLAEAANLSPRQFSRAFHAETGQSPAKAIENLRVEGARNLMEQSRHPIDMVARQTGFSDRDHMRRAFLRAFGQPPQVLRRNARLGSIDINDEADEPIGAV; encoded by the coding sequence ATGCGTGACATCGCTTTCCTCGTTTACCCCGGCTATTCGCTGATGGCGCTGGCCATGGTGGCGGGCTTCGAAGTGGCCAATTCTATGGTCGATCCCGAGCCCTACGCGTTCCACTACGTGTCCGAAGAGGGCGGCCCGATCAAAACCTCGACTGGCCTGAAGCTGGAAACAGAGCAGTTCACGGAAAAGCCGTTCGACACGCTTGTCGTCGGCGGTGCCGCCGTGATTGCACCCTCAACCCCTGGCGTCATCGAATTCATGCGGGACGCGCCCAAGCGTCATCGGCGGGTTGCAGCGGTCTGCACCGGCGCCTTCGTCCTGGCCGAGGCGGGACTCCTGGATGGACGGCGCGCCACCACCCACTGGATTCATGCGCGCGCGCTACAGCGGACTTATCCGAAGGCGAAGATGGAAGAGGATCGCATCTTCATCAACGACGGGCCGATCTGGACGTCGGCGGGCATGACGGCCGGTGTCGACCTCGGCCTGGCGCTCATCGAGAACGATCTCGGACCCGAGATTGCCAAGGCCGTGGCGCGAAAACTGGTCATCTACCACCGTCGCGGCGGCGGGCAGTCGCAGTTCTCCACCTTGCTCGAACTCTCGCCGAAATCGGACCGCATCCAGGCGGCCCTCGCCTACGCACGCGATAACCTTCATAAGCCCTTGACCGTCCCCGACCTTGCCGAAGCGGCCAACCTCAGCCCGCGTCAGTTCAGCCGTGCCTTCCACGCCGAAACGGGCCAGTCTCCGGCCAAGGCGATCGAGAATCTTCGGGTCGAGGGCGCGCGCAATCTCATGGAGCAAAGCCGCCATCCGATCGACATGGTGGCCCGGCAAACCGGCTTTAGCGACCGCGACCACATGAGGAGAGCATTTCTTCGCGCTTTTGGGCAGCCGCCACAGGTTCTCCGCCGTAATGCCCGGCTGGGGTCAATCGACATCAACGACGAAGCTGACGAGCCCATCGGCGCGGTGTAA
- a CDS encoding glutathione S-transferase has translation MSNDHLKLYESSGSPNSRRVRIFIAEKGICVSRIPVDLGAREQFSEAYVKINPRQVVPTLVLEDGTAIGEVPAILRYLEEAYPGTPLLGTSPADKALVTMWERRMELEGFAAVMETIRNKVPGLKGRAIAGTHGYEQIPGIVERGYQRIADFHADLETRLGEAPFVAGDRFSAADITAVVAIDFAAKALALPIPDGNSATRRWYDKIAGRPSFAA, from the coding sequence ATGTCAAACGATCATCTGAAACTCTATGAGTCGAGCGGCTCGCCCAATTCGCGCCGTGTTCGCATCTTTATCGCGGAGAAGGGAATTTGCGTCTCGCGTATCCCCGTCGATCTCGGCGCGAGGGAGCAGTTCTCCGAAGCCTACGTCAAAATCAATCCGCGCCAGGTCGTCCCGACGCTGGTTCTCGAAGACGGGACGGCGATCGGCGAGGTGCCGGCGATCCTGCGTTATCTTGAAGAGGCCTATCCCGGCACGCCGTTGCTCGGCACATCGCCCGCGGACAAGGCGCTGGTGACGATGTGGGAACGCCGGATGGAGCTTGAGGGCTTTGCGGCGGTGATGGAGACCATCCGCAACAAGGTTCCGGGGCTCAAGGGGCGCGCAATCGCCGGCACGCACGGTTACGAGCAGATCCCGGGGATCGTGGAGCGCGGCTACCAGCGGATCGCGGATTTCCATGCCGATCTCGAAACCAGGCTCGGCGAGGCGCCGTTCGTCGCGGGCGACCGGTTCAGCGCGGCCGACATCACTGCCGTCGTCGCGATCGATTTCGCGGCCAAGGCGTTGGCCCTCCCGATCCCGGACGGGAATAGCGCGACGCGCCGGTGGTACGACAAGATCGCCGGGCGCCCCAGCTTCGCGGCCTGA